A single window of Sebastes umbrosus isolate fSebUmb1 chromosome 16, fSebUmb1.pri, whole genome shotgun sequence DNA harbors:
- the LOC119474375 gene encoding TOG array regulator of axonemal microtubules protein 1 isoform X2 — translation MMIPGLISQELHQLLLDLKNYQNRTNGVEELKHILSEVDIKSVPSGSIEEFINFLPRLLDDSNFKVLYGTLQVLNLLIQKLDMGVDRYFKHIVLVALKALGDTRTVTRNEYMNVFRQLMKTVAPQQVLDLVTGNLKHKNSRVREDVLNVIMAAMLTHPRKDFNIPKLCLEVAPYLADSKRKVRHAALELFAVFDYCLDTGKKQPLMKAVDMVELNEDAEGLMAAVQARRARHVLPKLSSEGVVEYGLVAPKPGHRCTLQYGSGADLDWVMNGGRVSSARSHRTEPDCDRLYGYGSLGSLTDDLPLQRRIVSAGKGKNKLPWEMSSFSSTENEQQCSNMNGKCSEKVANEDFLPLSRKLSPETYVPSFSSAQPQKPQSSRRRESPARLRRSGSLNLDPDIFKTTNFSDPDVVAPKGRTLSRNPSVERTFSLPSNPTTSGSFLLPSYPLATLPGGVLTPTLSRRRADSSLSMSNTWPNKRENSPHQRDTSPWRDTTVTAKGDHPSSRCSPRPLRASLVSSSSTSSFRRALSSTRATLSISPVVPTAEQVQSHNGQRSYAPGSPQNQQLERDLHLDPDGINMAQDQQEDDPLDMQEMLNSLRSLRNSAAKKRAKVSLSSSDPDSPDSAVRMDLGLDSPSHTSPVLTSSASESGLSSLSSVANSSFNGIKTSSGNSSGMKPRIARVPSAKLRSSVSMDFSSLQGLSQRNELSSEVGVVGQRVTYSNGTIKTEEEATGPSPPLIKPAYRESVRALKPAKGSQSHSSRTSPATDMPEGVIGRGMFGTAVSSSRPGVASSLDQGDFVAKPPTDPSGGIYSHALSGSHLDGDDSPRPDEVKRVKNARFNRDKTRLQCLDQQEGQCAQADHTRDKIRHRVRQMLSDSPTEENRVLIIKDLHLNGSTLASTKADFLSDESPISPISPVSPPVPQSPIKCFTPPHQPSPPTVPPNPKNLSRLRRAPSLSRTRPSLSHSSDELSPGTVGPKKNLSEPPELCPFSKPDLALTQSFNLLSSEDWEKKIEGLMFLRSLALYHSDTLQGRLHDVCLSLIQEVKNLRSSVSRVAVCTLGDLYTHLQKAMDQELDGTVKALLLKAGESNAFIRQDVDAALCYMVQHCTPTRGINALLSGGLGHLSAVVRKCTAQHLAVLVDKVGAARLLSGGKDLTDRILPAVTKLAQDSSQEARYFGRRMLLSLSSHPDFDKILEKYIPAKDLPTVRDTVFTLKTKGLGEMPQDTQSARGRRSLPGSGTVRASSLTREPLNQTNRETNSHYSCRSQTQSIADKTEYINQISGLLGSKDFRERIKGIDQLATDCQHNPNMVINSIYPVFDAFKARLQESNSKVNLYALESLQKIIHSLKDNLSQVVNILVPAIVDNHLNSKNNAVYSAAIGAINALISNLDNILLLQPFCTKAQFLNGKAKVDLIEKVADLVTELYPRKPQMVEQKVLPLLWHLLGTSTHSGTIHGRGGSVRGATANLCQALNAQMGPVLTECAASQPANVQKGLNEVLRTLS, via the exons ATGATGATACCCGGATTGATCTCCCAGGAGTTACACCAGCTGCTTCTGGACCTGAAGAATTACCAGAATCGCACAAATGGGGTGGAAGAGCTCAAACACATCCTCTCAGAAGTGGACATTAAATCAGTCCCGTCTGGTAGCATTGAGGAGTTCATCAACTTTCTCCCTCGACTCCTGGATGACAGTAATTTTAAAGTGTTGTATGGCACCTTGCAAGTTTTAAACTTGCTCATTCAGAAGTTAGACATGGGCGTAGACAGATATTTCAAACACATAGTCTTAGTGGCTCTGAAGGCCCTCGGGGACACTCGCACCGTCACCAGAAATGAGTACATGAACGTGTTCCGACAACTGATGAAAACTGTTGCACCACAACAAGTGTTGGATCTTGTCACTGGCAACTTGAAACACAAGAATTCAAGGGTTCGGGAAGATGTCCTTAACGTCATCATGGCAGCTATGCTCACTCATCCTAGGAAAGATTTCAACATCCCCAAGCTTTGTTTGGAGGTGGCACCATACCTGGCAGACAGCAAGAGGAAGGTCCGCCACGCCGCCCTTGAGCTGTTTGCTGTTTTTGACTATTGCCTCGACACAGGGAAAAAGCAGCCTCTAATGAAAGCGGTGGACATGGTTGAACTCAACGAGGATGCAGAGGGTCTTATGGCAGCTGTGCAAGCGAGACGAGCGAGGCACGTCCTCCCCAAACTCTCCTCAGAGGGGGTAGTGGAGTATGGCTTGGTGGCACCCAAACCAGGACACCGGTGCACCCTGCAGTATGGTTCTGGAGCTGATCTGGACTGGGTGATGAACGGAGGGCGGGTAAGCAGTGCCAGGAGCCACAGAACTGAACCGGACTGCGACCGGTTGTATGGCTATGGCAGCTTGGGCTCCCTCACTGATGACCTTCCACTTCAGAGGAGGATCGTCAGCGCGGGTAAAGGGAAGAACAAACTACCCTGGGAGATGTCGAGCTTCTCATCCACTGAGAATGAGCAGCAATGCAGTAACATGAATGGAAAGTGCTCTGAAAAG GTGGCCAATGAGGATTTCCTCCCCCTGTCCAGGAAGCTGAGTCCAGAGACCTACGTACCCAGTTTCA GTTCTGCACAGCCTCAGAAGCCGCAATCCTCCAGAAGGAGGGAGTCCCCTGCACGCCTCAGAAGAAGTGGAAGCCTCAACTTAGACCCCGACATCTTTAAAACCACCAACTTCTCTGACCCAGATGTTG TGGCACCAAAGGGACGTACGCTCTCGAGGAACCCCAGTGTCGAGCGCACGTTCTCCCTCCCCTCGAACCCCACCACATCCGGATCCTTCCTGCTGCCCTCCTACCCGCTGGCTACACTCCCAGGAGGCGTGCTTACTCCGACACTCTCCCGCCGTCGTGCAGACTCCTCCCTCTCTATGTCCAACACATGGCCcaacaagagagagaacagCCCTCACCAGCGAGACACCAGTCCCTGGAGAGACACAACAGTCACAGCAAAGG GAGACCATCCTTCTAGCAGATGCTCTCCCCGACCTCTTCGCGCCTCCCTCGTGAGTTCCTCCTCCACTTCGTCGTTCCGCCGGGCTCTGAGCAGCACCAGGGCAACTCTATCTATCTCGCCAGTTGTCCCAACAGCAGAGCAGGTGCAGTCCCATAATGGCCAGAGGTCCTATGCTCCAGGCAGCCCTCAGAATCAGCAACTAGAAAGGGATCTTCATCTGGACCCTGATGGCATCAATATGGCGCAAGATCAGCAAGAGGATGATCCTCTGGACATGCAGGAG ATGCTGAACTCCCTGCGCTCGTTGCGCAACAGCGCTGCCAAGAAGAGGGCCAAAGTGAGCCTCAGCAGTTCAGATCCAGACAGCCCTGACTCTGCTGTGAGGATGGACCTGGGTCTGGACTCACCATCACACACCTCTCCAGTGCTGACCAGCTCAGCCAGCGAGAGTGGTCTTTCCAGTCTGAGCTCAGTCGCCAACTCAAGCTTCAATGGCATCAAAACCAG TTCCGGAAACTCTTCAGGAATGAAACCTCGCATTGCAAGAGTGCCTTCTGCAAAACTGAGGTCTTCTGTGTCCATGGACTTCAGCAGCCTTCAAG gatTGTCTCAGAGGAACGAGCTGTCGTCTGAGGTGGGTGTCGTTGGCCAGAGAGTCACTTACTCCAACGGAACAATCAAAACTGAGGAAGAGGCAACAGGACCGTCCCCTCCGCTGATCAAACCAGCCTACCGTGAATCCGTCAGAGCTCTGAAGCCTGCTAAAG GATCTCAGAGCCACAGCAGCAGGACCTCACCAGCCACGGATATGCCTGAAGGAGTCATTGGGAGAG GCATGTTTGGCACCGCAGTGTCCTCCAGCCGTCCAGGAGTCGCCTCGTCACTCGATCAGGGCGATTTTGTAGCCAAACCCCCCACTGATCCCTCAGGAGGCATCTACAGCCACGCTCTGTCTGGCAGTCACCTAGATGGCGATGACAGCCCACGTCCAGACGAGGTTAAG AGGGTGAAGAATGCAAGATTTAATCGGGATAAGACGCGGCTGCAGTGTCTGGATCAGCAGGAGGGGCAGTGCGCTCAAGCGGACCACACGCGAGACAAGATTCGCCACCGCGTCAGACAGATGCTGTCAGACTCACCCACAGAGGAGAATAGAGTATTAATCATCAAAG ATCTGCATCTTAACGGCAGCACACTGGCTTCCACCAAAGCAGACTTTCTCTCCGACGAGTCTCCCATCAGCCCCATCAGTCCTGTCAGCCCACCAGTGCCCCAAAGCCCCATCAAGTGCTTCACTCCGCCCCACCAGCCGAGCCCTCCCACAGTGCCCCCCAACCCCAAAAACCTGTCCCGTCTTAGGAGGGCCCCCAGTCTCAGCAGAACCCGACCATCGCTGTCCCACAGCTCAG ATGAGCTGTCCCCTGGCACTGTGGGCCCCAAGAAAAATCTCTCAGAGCCTCCAGAGCTTTGTCCGTTTTCCAAGCCTGACCTGGCGCTGACGCAGAGCTTTAACCTGCTGAGCTCCGAAGACTG gGAGAAGAAGATCGAGGGTCTGATGTTCCTGCGCAGTCTGGCTCTCTACCACTCAGACACACTCCAGGGCAGGCTTCACgatgtctgcctgtctctcattCAAGAG gtGAAGAACCTGCGGTCGAGTGTCTCCAGGGTTGCAGTATGTACGCTGGGCGACCTGTACACCCACCTGCAGAAGGCCATGGACCAGGAGCTGGACGGGACAGTTAAAGCTTTACTGCTGAAGGCCGGGGAGAGCAACGCCTTCATCAGGCAGGATGTGGATGCAGCACTGTGCTACATGGTGCAGCACTGCACACCAACTCGTGGCATCAATGCTTTACTCTCTGGGGGACTCGG TCACCTCAGCGCAGTGGTGAGGAAATGCACCGCCCAGCACCTGGCTGTTCTGGTCGACAAGGTTGGTGCTGCCCGTCTTCTGTCTGGAGGTAAAGATCTCACAGACAGAATCTTACCTGCCGTCACCAAACTCGCACAAGACTCCTCACAGGAAGCCAG GTACTTTGGCCGTCGAATGCTGCTGTCCCTGTCGTCCCACCCCGATTTTGACAAGATCCTGGAGAAATATATCCCCGCCAAAGACCTGCCGACTGTCAGAGACACCGTCTTCACTCTCAAGACGAAG ggtcTTGGTGAGATGCCCCAAGACACCCAGTCAGCCAGGGGTAGACGCTCCCTCCCAGGCAGTGGTACAGTCAGGGCCTCATCTCTCACCAGAGAGCCGCTCAACCAGACCAACAG GGAGACTAACAGCCATTACAGCTGTAGATCTCAGACTCAAAGTATTGCAGACAAGACCGAATACATCAATCAGATCTCAGGTCTGCTGGGTTCAAAGGACTTCAGAGAGAGGATCAAGGGAATCGACCAGCTAGCGACTGACTGCCAGCACAACCCCAACATGGTCATCAACAGTATATATCCG GTGTTTGATGCGTTCAAGGCCCGGCTGCAGGAGTCCAACAGCAAGGTCAACCTGTACGCCCTCGAGTCTCTACAGAAAATCATCCACTCGTTGAAGGACAACCTGTCTCAAGTGGTCAACATCCTGGTCCCGGCGATCGTGGACAATCACCTCAACTCCAAGAACAACGCCGTCTACTCTGCTGCTATCGGAGCTATTAATGCACTTATCTCAAATCTCG ATAACATACTTCTTCTCCAGCCTTTCTGCACTAAGGCTCAATTTTTAAACGGCAAAGCAAAGGTGGATCTTATCGAAAAGGTCGCAG ATCTCGTGACAGAGCTCTACCCTCGCAAGCCCCAGATGGTGGAGCAGAAAGTGCTTCCCTTGCTGTGGCACCTCCTGGGCACCTCCACCCACAGCGGTACCATTCATGGCCGCGGCGGCAGCGTGAGGGGTGCTACCGCCAACCTGTGCCAAGCCCTTAACGCCCAGATGGGGCCCGTCCTGACTGAGTGTGCTGCCTCCCAGCCTGCCAATGTCCAAAAAGGTTTGAATGAGGTCCTGAGGACCTTGTCCTAA
- the LOC119474375 gene encoding TOG array regulator of axonemal microtubules protein 1 isoform X1, whose amino-acid sequence MMIPGLISQELHQLLLDLKNYQNRTNGVEELKHILSEVDIKSVPSGSIEEFINFLPRLLDDSNFKVLYGTLQVLNLLIQKLDMGVDRYFKHIVLVALKALGDTRTVTRNEYMNVFRQLMKTVAPQQVLDLVTGNLKHKNSRVREDVLNVIMAAMLTHPRKDFNIPKLCLEVAPYLADSKRKVRHAALELFAVFDYCLDTGKKQPLMKAVDMVELNEDAEGLMAAVQARRARHVLPKLSSEGVVEYGLVAPKPGHRCTLQYGSGADLDWVMNGGRVSSARSHRTEPDCDRLYGYGSLGSLTDDLPLQRRIVSAGKGKNKLPWEMSSFSSTENEQQCSNMNGKCSEKVANEDFLPLSRKLSPETYVPSFSSAQPQKPQSSRRRESPARLRRSGSLNLDPDIFKTTNFSDPDVVAPKGRTLSRNPSVERTFSLPSNPTTSGSFLLPSYPLATLPGGVLTPTLSRRRADSSLSMSNTWPNKRENSPHQRDTSPWRDTTVTAKGDHPSSRCSPRPLRASLVSSSSTSSFRRALSSTRATLSISPVVPTAEQVQSHNGQRSYAPGSPQNQQLERDLHLDPDGINMAQDQQEDDPLDMQEMLNSLRSLRNSAAKKRAKVSLSSSDPDSPDSAVRMDLGLDSPSHTSPVLTSSASESGLSSLSSVANSSFNGIKTSSGNSSGMKPRIARVPSAKLRSSVSMDFSSLQGLSQRNELSSEVGVVGQRVTYSNGTIKTEEEATGPSPPLIKPAYRESVRALKPAKGSQSHSSRTSPATDMPEGVIGRGMFGTAVSSSRPGVASSLDQGDFVAKPPTDPSGGIYSHALSGSHLDGDDSPRPDEVKQRVKNARFNRDKTRLQCLDQQEGQCAQADHTRDKIRHRVRQMLSDSPTEENRVLIIKDLHLNGSTLASTKADFLSDESPISPISPVSPPVPQSPIKCFTPPHQPSPPTVPPNPKNLSRLRRAPSLSRTRPSLSHSSDELSPGTVGPKKNLSEPPELCPFSKPDLALTQSFNLLSSEDWEKKIEGLMFLRSLALYHSDTLQGRLHDVCLSLIQEVKNLRSSVSRVAVCTLGDLYTHLQKAMDQELDGTVKALLLKAGESNAFIRQDVDAALCYMVQHCTPTRGINALLSGGLGHLSAVVRKCTAQHLAVLVDKVGAARLLSGGKDLTDRILPAVTKLAQDSSQEARYFGRRMLLSLSSHPDFDKILEKYIPAKDLPTVRDTVFTLKTKGLGEMPQDTQSARGRRSLPGSGTVRASSLTREPLNQTNRETNSHYSCRSQTQSIADKTEYINQISGLLGSKDFRERIKGIDQLATDCQHNPNMVINSIYPVFDAFKARLQESNSKVNLYALESLQKIIHSLKDNLSQVVNILVPAIVDNHLNSKNNAVYSAAIGAINALISNLDNILLLQPFCTKAQFLNGKAKVDLIEKVADLVTELYPRKPQMVEQKVLPLLWHLLGTSTHSGTIHGRGGSVRGATANLCQALNAQMGPVLTECAASQPANVQKGLNEVLRTLS is encoded by the exons ATGATGATACCCGGATTGATCTCCCAGGAGTTACACCAGCTGCTTCTGGACCTGAAGAATTACCAGAATCGCACAAATGGGGTGGAAGAGCTCAAACACATCCTCTCAGAAGTGGACATTAAATCAGTCCCGTCTGGTAGCATTGAGGAGTTCATCAACTTTCTCCCTCGACTCCTGGATGACAGTAATTTTAAAGTGTTGTATGGCACCTTGCAAGTTTTAAACTTGCTCATTCAGAAGTTAGACATGGGCGTAGACAGATATTTCAAACACATAGTCTTAGTGGCTCTGAAGGCCCTCGGGGACACTCGCACCGTCACCAGAAATGAGTACATGAACGTGTTCCGACAACTGATGAAAACTGTTGCACCACAACAAGTGTTGGATCTTGTCACTGGCAACTTGAAACACAAGAATTCAAGGGTTCGGGAAGATGTCCTTAACGTCATCATGGCAGCTATGCTCACTCATCCTAGGAAAGATTTCAACATCCCCAAGCTTTGTTTGGAGGTGGCACCATACCTGGCAGACAGCAAGAGGAAGGTCCGCCACGCCGCCCTTGAGCTGTTTGCTGTTTTTGACTATTGCCTCGACACAGGGAAAAAGCAGCCTCTAATGAAAGCGGTGGACATGGTTGAACTCAACGAGGATGCAGAGGGTCTTATGGCAGCTGTGCAAGCGAGACGAGCGAGGCACGTCCTCCCCAAACTCTCCTCAGAGGGGGTAGTGGAGTATGGCTTGGTGGCACCCAAACCAGGACACCGGTGCACCCTGCAGTATGGTTCTGGAGCTGATCTGGACTGGGTGATGAACGGAGGGCGGGTAAGCAGTGCCAGGAGCCACAGAACTGAACCGGACTGCGACCGGTTGTATGGCTATGGCAGCTTGGGCTCCCTCACTGATGACCTTCCACTTCAGAGGAGGATCGTCAGCGCGGGTAAAGGGAAGAACAAACTACCCTGGGAGATGTCGAGCTTCTCATCCACTGAGAATGAGCAGCAATGCAGTAACATGAATGGAAAGTGCTCTGAAAAG GTGGCCAATGAGGATTTCCTCCCCCTGTCCAGGAAGCTGAGTCCAGAGACCTACGTACCCAGTTTCA GTTCTGCACAGCCTCAGAAGCCGCAATCCTCCAGAAGGAGGGAGTCCCCTGCACGCCTCAGAAGAAGTGGAAGCCTCAACTTAGACCCCGACATCTTTAAAACCACCAACTTCTCTGACCCAGATGTTG TGGCACCAAAGGGACGTACGCTCTCGAGGAACCCCAGTGTCGAGCGCACGTTCTCCCTCCCCTCGAACCCCACCACATCCGGATCCTTCCTGCTGCCCTCCTACCCGCTGGCTACACTCCCAGGAGGCGTGCTTACTCCGACACTCTCCCGCCGTCGTGCAGACTCCTCCCTCTCTATGTCCAACACATGGCCcaacaagagagagaacagCCCTCACCAGCGAGACACCAGTCCCTGGAGAGACACAACAGTCACAGCAAAGG GAGACCATCCTTCTAGCAGATGCTCTCCCCGACCTCTTCGCGCCTCCCTCGTGAGTTCCTCCTCCACTTCGTCGTTCCGCCGGGCTCTGAGCAGCACCAGGGCAACTCTATCTATCTCGCCAGTTGTCCCAACAGCAGAGCAGGTGCAGTCCCATAATGGCCAGAGGTCCTATGCTCCAGGCAGCCCTCAGAATCAGCAACTAGAAAGGGATCTTCATCTGGACCCTGATGGCATCAATATGGCGCAAGATCAGCAAGAGGATGATCCTCTGGACATGCAGGAG ATGCTGAACTCCCTGCGCTCGTTGCGCAACAGCGCTGCCAAGAAGAGGGCCAAAGTGAGCCTCAGCAGTTCAGATCCAGACAGCCCTGACTCTGCTGTGAGGATGGACCTGGGTCTGGACTCACCATCACACACCTCTCCAGTGCTGACCAGCTCAGCCAGCGAGAGTGGTCTTTCCAGTCTGAGCTCAGTCGCCAACTCAAGCTTCAATGGCATCAAAACCAG TTCCGGAAACTCTTCAGGAATGAAACCTCGCATTGCAAGAGTGCCTTCTGCAAAACTGAGGTCTTCTGTGTCCATGGACTTCAGCAGCCTTCAAG gatTGTCTCAGAGGAACGAGCTGTCGTCTGAGGTGGGTGTCGTTGGCCAGAGAGTCACTTACTCCAACGGAACAATCAAAACTGAGGAAGAGGCAACAGGACCGTCCCCTCCGCTGATCAAACCAGCCTACCGTGAATCCGTCAGAGCTCTGAAGCCTGCTAAAG GATCTCAGAGCCACAGCAGCAGGACCTCACCAGCCACGGATATGCCTGAAGGAGTCATTGGGAGAG GCATGTTTGGCACCGCAGTGTCCTCCAGCCGTCCAGGAGTCGCCTCGTCACTCGATCAGGGCGATTTTGTAGCCAAACCCCCCACTGATCCCTCAGGAGGCATCTACAGCCACGCTCTGTCTGGCAGTCACCTAGATGGCGATGACAGCCCACGTCCAGACGAGGTTAAG CAGAGGGTGAAGAATGCAAGATTTAATCGGGATAAGACGCGGCTGCAGTGTCTGGATCAGCAGGAGGGGCAGTGCGCTCAAGCGGACCACACGCGAGACAAGATTCGCCACCGCGTCAGACAGATGCTGTCAGACTCACCCACAGAGGAGAATAGAGTATTAATCATCAAAG ATCTGCATCTTAACGGCAGCACACTGGCTTCCACCAAAGCAGACTTTCTCTCCGACGAGTCTCCCATCAGCCCCATCAGTCCTGTCAGCCCACCAGTGCCCCAAAGCCCCATCAAGTGCTTCACTCCGCCCCACCAGCCGAGCCCTCCCACAGTGCCCCCCAACCCCAAAAACCTGTCCCGTCTTAGGAGGGCCCCCAGTCTCAGCAGAACCCGACCATCGCTGTCCCACAGCTCAG ATGAGCTGTCCCCTGGCACTGTGGGCCCCAAGAAAAATCTCTCAGAGCCTCCAGAGCTTTGTCCGTTTTCCAAGCCTGACCTGGCGCTGACGCAGAGCTTTAACCTGCTGAGCTCCGAAGACTG gGAGAAGAAGATCGAGGGTCTGATGTTCCTGCGCAGTCTGGCTCTCTACCACTCAGACACACTCCAGGGCAGGCTTCACgatgtctgcctgtctctcattCAAGAG gtGAAGAACCTGCGGTCGAGTGTCTCCAGGGTTGCAGTATGTACGCTGGGCGACCTGTACACCCACCTGCAGAAGGCCATGGACCAGGAGCTGGACGGGACAGTTAAAGCTTTACTGCTGAAGGCCGGGGAGAGCAACGCCTTCATCAGGCAGGATGTGGATGCAGCACTGTGCTACATGGTGCAGCACTGCACACCAACTCGTGGCATCAATGCTTTACTCTCTGGGGGACTCGG TCACCTCAGCGCAGTGGTGAGGAAATGCACCGCCCAGCACCTGGCTGTTCTGGTCGACAAGGTTGGTGCTGCCCGTCTTCTGTCTGGAGGTAAAGATCTCACAGACAGAATCTTACCTGCCGTCACCAAACTCGCACAAGACTCCTCACAGGAAGCCAG GTACTTTGGCCGTCGAATGCTGCTGTCCCTGTCGTCCCACCCCGATTTTGACAAGATCCTGGAGAAATATATCCCCGCCAAAGACCTGCCGACTGTCAGAGACACCGTCTTCACTCTCAAGACGAAG ggtcTTGGTGAGATGCCCCAAGACACCCAGTCAGCCAGGGGTAGACGCTCCCTCCCAGGCAGTGGTACAGTCAGGGCCTCATCTCTCACCAGAGAGCCGCTCAACCAGACCAACAG GGAGACTAACAGCCATTACAGCTGTAGATCTCAGACTCAAAGTATTGCAGACAAGACCGAATACATCAATCAGATCTCAGGTCTGCTGGGTTCAAAGGACTTCAGAGAGAGGATCAAGGGAATCGACCAGCTAGCGACTGACTGCCAGCACAACCCCAACATGGTCATCAACAGTATATATCCG GTGTTTGATGCGTTCAAGGCCCGGCTGCAGGAGTCCAACAGCAAGGTCAACCTGTACGCCCTCGAGTCTCTACAGAAAATCATCCACTCGTTGAAGGACAACCTGTCTCAAGTGGTCAACATCCTGGTCCCGGCGATCGTGGACAATCACCTCAACTCCAAGAACAACGCCGTCTACTCTGCTGCTATCGGAGCTATTAATGCACTTATCTCAAATCTCG ATAACATACTTCTTCTCCAGCCTTTCTGCACTAAGGCTCAATTTTTAAACGGCAAAGCAAAGGTGGATCTTATCGAAAAGGTCGCAG ATCTCGTGACAGAGCTCTACCCTCGCAAGCCCCAGATGGTGGAGCAGAAAGTGCTTCCCTTGCTGTGGCACCTCCTGGGCACCTCCACCCACAGCGGTACCATTCATGGCCGCGGCGGCAGCGTGAGGGGTGCTACCGCCAACCTGTGCCAAGCCCTTAACGCCCAGATGGGGCCCGTCCTGACTGAGTGTGCTGCCTCCCAGCCTGCCAATGTCCAAAAAGGTTTGAATGAGGTCCTGAGGACCTTGTCCTAA
- the ccdc28b gene encoding coiled-coil domain-containing protein 28B: protein MEDKRKKRSPKVSLPQPPPPPINPRKVTIMPASKSATFSLGLPQPPSPKNRGKFKRSIGAPGQPKEVFAVVAPPKTTRPHKEKPRAPQPAGPSKVVQSSPLQHSFLTDVSDVREMEGGLLNLLNDFHSGKLQAFGKVCSFEQLEHVREMQEKLARLHFSLDSHVEELSEDQRKCASDHNLEHLLCNLEELSTSIQKLHLAENQDLPKTSGP, encoded by the exons ATGGAAGATAAACGCAAGAAGCGGAGCCCAAAGGTGTCTCTCCCCCAGCCCCCACCTCCCCCCATCAACCCCCGCAAAGTCACCATCATGCCTGCCAGCAAAAGTGCCACCTTCTCTCTCGGCCTGCCGCAGCCCCCTTCCCCCAAGAACAGAGGCAAGTTTAAGAGGTCCATAGGAGCGCCGGGACAGCCCAAAGAGGTGTTCGCCGTCGTAGCGCCACCAAAGACCACCAG GCCCCACAAGGAGAAGCCCAGGGCCCCCCAGCCTGCAGGACCCAGTAAAGTAGTCCAGTCTTCCCCCCTGCAGCACTCCTTTCTCACAGACGTCTCAGAcgtgagagagatggagggaggccTCCTCAACCTCCTCAACGACTTCCACTCAGGCAAACTACAGGCTTTCG GTAAGGTGTGCTCCTTTGAGCAACTGGAGCATGTGCGTGAGATGCAGGAGAAGCTGGCACGACTGCACTTCAGCCTGGACAGCCACGTGGAGGAGCTTTCAGAGGACCAGAGGAAGTGTGCCTCCGACCACAACCTGGAGCACCTGCTCTGTAAC CTGGAGGAGCTCAGCACCTCCAT ACAAAAGCTCCACCTAGCTGAGAACCAGGACCTGCCCAAGACATCTGGTCCCTGA